A window of the Sphaerobacter thermophilus DSM 20745 genome harbors these coding sequences:
- a CDS encoding ABC transporter permease: MDRSVVMAIAVREARGGLRNRWFLLYAAAFVVLIVAFAWVALAGSNVAGQAGFGRTAAGLLNLLLLMVPLIGLTIGAQTLVAERQDRTLDYLLAQPVSAAEVFVGKYLGAAALMALILAIGFGWAGAALALRGAGGSLGNFGVLILLTTLLALGMLSVGYLVSSVTRQTSAALGIVVTLWLVLVIVGDLGLMGSALVMGLRPDSLLALTLVNPLDTYKLVSVQILQTSLEVLGPAGVYAIDRFGARLTPVLLAIEAVWVVLPLPIGYWLFKRTDVH; this comes from the coding sequence ATGGACCGAAGCGTCGTGATGGCGATCGCGGTGCGAGAGGCGCGCGGCGGCCTCCGCAATCGCTGGTTCCTGCTCTACGCCGCGGCCTTCGTGGTGCTGATCGTCGCCTTCGCCTGGGTGGCGCTGGCGGGGAGCAATGTGGCCGGGCAGGCCGGTTTCGGCCGGACGGCGGCCGGGCTGCTCAACCTGCTGCTGCTGATGGTGCCGCTGATCGGCCTCACCATCGGCGCGCAGACGCTCGTGGCCGAGCGGCAGGATCGCACGCTCGACTACCTGCTGGCGCAGCCGGTGTCGGCCGCCGAAGTCTTCGTCGGGAAGTACCTTGGGGCGGCCGCGCTAATGGCGCTGATCCTCGCTATCGGCTTCGGCTGGGCGGGCGCGGCGCTGGCGCTGCGGGGCGCCGGGGGCAGCCTGGGCAACTTCGGGGTGCTGATCCTCCTCACCACGTTGCTGGCGCTGGGGATGCTCAGTGTCGGCTACCTCGTCTCCAGCGTGACACGCCAGACCTCGGCGGCGCTCGGCATCGTGGTGACCCTCTGGCTGGTTCTGGTGATCGTCGGTGACCTGGGGCTGATGGGGAGCGCACTCGTGATGGGGCTGCGGCCCGATTCGCTCCTGGCGCTAACGCTGGTGAACCCGCTCGACACCTACAAGCTGGTCAGCGTGCAGATCCTCCAGACCTCGCTCGAGGTTCTCGGCCCGGCGGGCGTGTACGCGATCGACCGCTTCGGCGCACGGTTGACTCCGGTCCTCCTCGCCATTGAGGCGGTCTGGGTCGTGCTCCCGCTGCCGATCGGCTACTGGCTCTTCAAACGAACGGACGTGCACTGA
- a CDS encoding S9 family peptidase, with protein sequence MQKRPIRADDLFRIAMVSDPQVSPDGTLVAFVVTRMYRKENCYRSGIWTVPVAGGEPRPLTAGTARDSTPRWSPDGRWLAFLSTRGGDKPQLWYLPADGGEARQLTNLPEGVEQPVWSPRGDALAFVSKVGPEKQSDSDVRVIRTIRYRFDGEGFLDDKYRQIWVVPFDPSNPSMPEARQITDGPYEHRDPAWSPTGHEIAFTAARHPDWELGVLQDIWAVSAAGGPPRKITCAPGAWSEPVWSPDGTTIALLGPSDYRRADHANVLVWTVLAGGGAPVPRTAALDRSAGDTTLGDIPRFSSSPVAWDSRGEAIHFLASDHGNTHLFRVSLADNRIERVIGGQRRVGMVVPIPGDAGFVFAASTPTSPGEIYACGPDGGNERQLTDVNREWLEEVELAEPEEIWATSPDGTRIQGWLLRPPGARPGVRYPMILQIHGGPHLQYGNGFMHEFQMLAGLGYAVLYSNPRGGTGYGEEFAAKLHAAWGEADMPDLMAIVDEAIRLGGIDEQRLGVTGGSYGGIMTNWVIGHTDRFKAAVTQRCCSNYVSMYGTDDISYSTSAMTFGAEVWEDPGLYWRLSPITYVENIKTPLLIIHSEEDYRCPIEQAEQLFVSLKVLRRPVEFVRFPNESHGLSRGGQPRHRLERLEAIAGWFQRWL encoded by the coding sequence GTGCAGAAACGACCGATCCGGGCTGACGACCTGTTCCGCATCGCGATGGTCAGCGACCCGCAGGTCTCGCCCGACGGAACACTGGTGGCCTTCGTCGTCACCCGGATGTACCGCAAGGAGAACTGTTACCGGAGCGGGATCTGGACGGTGCCGGTGGCCGGCGGGGAGCCGAGGCCACTGACCGCCGGGACGGCGCGCGACAGCACGCCCCGTTGGTCACCCGACGGGCGCTGGCTGGCCTTCCTCTCCACACGCGGCGGGGACAAGCCTCAACTTTGGTACTTGCCGGCCGACGGCGGGGAGGCGCGACAGCTCACCAACCTTCCGGAGGGCGTGGAGCAGCCCGTGTGGTCGCCGCGCGGCGATGCGCTGGCGTTCGTCAGCAAAGTCGGGCCGGAGAAGCAGTCCGATTCGGATGTGCGGGTGATCCGCACGATCCGCTACCGCTTCGACGGCGAAGGATTCCTCGACGACAAGTACCGCCAGATCTGGGTCGTCCCGTTTGACCCCAGCAACCCGTCAATGCCCGAGGCCAGACAGATCACCGACGGGCCGTACGAGCACCGTGATCCCGCGTGGTCGCCGACTGGGCACGAGATCGCCTTCACCGCGGCGCGTCACCCGGACTGGGAGCTCGGCGTCCTGCAGGACATCTGGGCCGTCTCGGCGGCGGGTGGTCCGCCGCGAAAGATCACCTGCGCGCCGGGTGCCTGGTCCGAGCCGGTCTGGTCGCCTGACGGGACGACAATCGCCCTCCTCGGCCCAAGTGACTATCGCCGTGCCGATCACGCAAACGTCCTGGTGTGGACGGTGCTGGCCGGAGGCGGTGCGCCGGTACCGCGCACGGCCGCGCTCGACCGCTCTGCCGGCGACACAACCCTGGGCGACATCCCGCGCTTCTCCTCCTCCCCGGTGGCCTGGGACAGCCGTGGGGAGGCCATTCACTTCCTGGCCAGCGACCACGGCAACACACACCTGTTCCGGGTGTCACTGGCGGACAACCGGATCGAGCGGGTCATCGGCGGACAGCGCCGGGTCGGCATGGTGGTGCCGATACCGGGCGATGCCGGGTTCGTCTTCGCCGCGTCGACCCCGACGAGCCCGGGTGAGATCTACGCCTGCGGGCCGGACGGCGGCAATGAGCGGCAGTTGACCGACGTCAACCGCGAGTGGCTGGAGGAGGTCGAGCTGGCGGAGCCGGAGGAGATCTGGGCGACCAGTCCGGATGGCACACGGATCCAGGGCTGGCTGCTGCGCCCGCCCGGTGCGCGGCCCGGTGTGCGCTACCCGATGATCCTGCAGATCCATGGCGGGCCGCACCTCCAGTACGGCAACGGGTTCATGCACGAGTTCCAGATGCTGGCCGGGCTGGGCTACGCGGTCCTTTACAGCAACCCGCGCGGCGGCACGGGCTACGGCGAGGAGTTTGCGGCCAAGCTGCACGCGGCGTGGGGCGAGGCCGACATGCCGGACCTCATGGCCATCGTCGACGAAGCGATCCGCCTGGGCGGGATCGACGAGCAGCGGCTCGGCGTGACCGGCGGGTCCTACGGCGGGATCATGACCAACTGGGTCATCGGCCACACCGATCGCTTCAAGGCCGCCGTCACCCAGCGCTGCTGCTCGAACTACGTCAGCATGTACGGCACCGACGACATCAGCTATTCCACCAGCGCCATGACGTTCGGTGCCGAGGTATGGGAGGACCCGGGGCTGTACTGGCGCCTGTCGCCGATTACCTACGTCGAGAACATCAAGACGCCGTTGCTTATCATCCACAGCGAGGAGGACTACCGCTGCCCGATCGAGCAGGCCGAGCAGCTCTTCGTGTCGCTCAAGGTGCTGCGGCGCCCAGTTGAGTTCGTGCGCTTCCCGAACGAGAGCCACGGTCTGTCGCGCGGTGGGCAGCCGCGGCACCGGCTCGAGCGCCTCGAAGCGATCGCCGGGTGGTTCCAGCGGTGGCTGTAG
- the glp gene encoding gephyrin-like molybdotransferase Glp has protein sequence MPMGDRLLPPHEALEIILRHVRPLPVERVPLEEAGDRVLAEPLIADQDLPPFPAATMDGFAVIAGDVSPWREIIGEQFAGSQTSVEVTPGTAVRITTGAPLPPGADAVVPVENTELRDDHVVIHQEQVEVGENVRPVGADLRRDQVLVEAGTPIGPAEIGLLASLGKVEVPVFRRPRMSVLSTGDELVDPAQEPGPGQIRDSNRFSLVLAARRAGADVVWSGRGPDDPAALRRLLEERIAASDIVLTSGGVSVGDKDFVKEILDDLGTVHFRRLFMKPGKPLNFATVGDTLVFGLPGNPVSALVGFEVFVNAALRVMAGRRDVQPRPVPVVLTHDVQSGDRLEFQRGLVWADESGVLHARNTGPQASARLLSLVGANAFLLIPPREAPYRAGERVMAVIRGPIGPAPETPAE, from the coding sequence ATGCCGATGGGCGATCGCCTGCTGCCGCCGCACGAGGCCCTCGAGATCATCCTGCGCCATGTGCGGCCACTGCCGGTCGAGCGGGTGCCGCTCGAGGAGGCCGGGGATCGGGTGCTGGCAGAGCCGCTGATCGCCGACCAGGACCTGCCGCCCTTCCCGGCTGCCACGATGGATGGTTTCGCCGTGATCGCGGGAGACGTCTCACCCTGGCGCGAGATCATCGGTGAGCAGTTCGCGGGGTCCCAGACCTCAGTCGAGGTGACGCCGGGAACGGCTGTGCGCATCACCACCGGGGCGCCGCTGCCGCCCGGCGCCGACGCGGTGGTACCAGTCGAGAACACGGAACTGCGCGACGACCACGTGGTCATCCACCAGGAGCAGGTGGAGGTCGGGGAGAACGTGAGGCCGGTGGGCGCCGATCTGCGGCGGGATCAGGTGCTCGTCGAAGCGGGGACGCCGATCGGCCCGGCCGAGATCGGGCTGCTCGCCAGCCTGGGCAAGGTGGAGGTGCCCGTCTTCCGGCGGCCGCGAATGAGCGTGCTGTCGACCGGGGATGAGCTGGTCGATCCCGCTCAGGAGCCGGGACCGGGGCAGATCCGCGACTCGAACCGCTTCTCGCTGGTGCTGGCCGCCCGGCGCGCCGGAGCTGACGTGGTGTGGTCCGGCCGCGGACCCGACGACCCGGCAGCCCTCCGCCGCCTGCTGGAGGAGCGGATCGCGGCCAGCGACATCGTCCTGACGTCGGGGGGCGTATCTGTCGGGGACAAGGACTTCGTCAAAGAGATTCTCGACGACCTGGGTACGGTGCACTTCAGGCGGCTCTTCATGAAGCCGGGTAAGCCGCTGAACTTCGCGACGGTGGGTGACACGCTCGTATTCGGCCTACCGGGCAACCCGGTATCGGCCCTCGTCGGCTTCGAGGTGTTTGTGAATGCCGCGCTACGGGTGATGGCCGGGCGGCGCGACGTGCAGCCGCGGCCAGTGCCGGTGGTGCTGACCCACGATGTCCAGAGCGGCGATCGGCTGGAGTTCCAGCGCGGCCTGGTGTGGGCGGACGAGTCGGGCGTCCTTCATGCGCGCAACACCGGTCCCCAGGCGTCGGCGCGACTGCTCTCCCTAGTCGGCGCCAACGCCTTCCTCCTCATTCCGCCGCGAGAGGCGCCGTACCGTGCGGGCGAGCGGGTGATGGCGGTCATCCGCGGGCCGATCGGACCAGCACCGGAGACGCCCGCCGAATGA
- a CDS encoding nitrous oxide reductase accessory protein NosL, giving the protein MRRLHWLVLLFLGSVLLVGCGGNDPDKPPEIAYGRDTCARCGMIISEERHAAGLVDASGEQDVFDDAGEMVAFVQEEGLGDRRVWVHDFESLEWIDGTTAYYVASPDTTTPMATGLVAFATREAAEAYSSQHAGTVMTWDEVLNSWTPPIDH; this is encoded by the coding sequence ATGCGCCGGCTGCACTGGCTCGTGCTGCTGTTCCTGGGCAGCGTGCTGCTCGTGGGGTGCGGCGGGAACGACCCCGACAAACCGCCCGAGATTGCTTACGGCCGCGACACCTGTGCCCGCTGCGGCATGATCATCTCCGAGGAGCGCCATGCCGCCGGACTGGTGGACGCCAGCGGCGAGCAGGACGTGTTTGATGACGCCGGGGAGATGGTCGCCTTCGTCCAGGAGGAGGGACTGGGTGACCGGCGGGTCTGGGTGCACGACTTCGAGAGCCTGGAGTGGATTGACGGCACAACCGCCTATTACGTCGCCAGTCCCGATACGACGACCCCGATGGCGACCGGCCTGGTGGCCTTCGCCACGCGAGAGGCCGCCGAGGCGTACAGCAGCCAACATGCGGGCACGGTCATGACCTGGGACGAGGTCCTGAACTCCTGGACCCCGCCAATAGATCACTGA